A section of the Blastocatellia bacterium genome encodes:
- a CDS encoding metallophosphoesterase, with protein sequence MTEFLLLVSATSSIFIVRVIAALIFVAVQWVVLRAFLRILRSMGFTERREKLAVATALALFAFINAPLLWFIAETFISPRSFLLYEPAAGYERIVRPFSYLFFIWMIGSFFFVAAAPLAMSAYAAVQFFRRKRGAELDSPAPAIDLSRRRFLQVMLLAAASMPFALSAYGAVAARSRKVVERVVVRIPGLPPPLDGFTIVQMSDIHAGFFMKESAMREYVEIANSLEPDIVALTGDFVATDQSQVEPFMRAMAALRTRRGVYGCLGNHDMFTGSEEELERRFRAAGFKLLRSANELLDVNGATLNIIGVDFISGRARDLMLDQALRGIRLDGTTLLLLHAPYSFPQAATKGIHLTLSGHTHGGQIALTLGDMILTPARLSTVFLAGLYKIGDSQLYVNRGLGTTGPPIRIGAPPEITHLTLKAVE encoded by the coding sequence ATGACAGAATTCCTGCTGCTAGTCAGCGCGACATCTTCCATCTTCATTGTGCGGGTGATCGCGGCGTTAATCTTTGTCGCCGTGCAGTGGGTGGTGCTGCGCGCTTTCCTGCGCATCCTGCGCTCGATGGGCTTTACCGAGCGCCGCGAGAAGCTGGCCGTGGCCACGGCGCTGGCGCTGTTCGCCTTCATCAACGCGCCGCTCCTGTGGTTCATCGCCGAGACCTTCATCAGCCCGCGCTCGTTCCTGCTCTACGAGCCGGCAGCGGGCTACGAAAGGATTGTGCGGCCCTTCTCGTACCTGTTCTTCATCTGGATGATCGGCTCGTTCTTCTTTGTCGCCGCGGCGCCGCTGGCCATGTCAGCGTATGCCGCCGTGCAGTTCTTTCGGCGCAAGCGCGGCGCTGAGCTTGATAGCCCCGCGCCGGCAATCGATCTATCGCGCCGCCGCTTCCTGCAAGTGATGCTGCTGGCCGCCGCCTCCATGCCGTTTGCGCTGTCGGCGTATGGCGCGGTGGCCGCGCGCTCGCGCAAAGTCGTCGAGCGCGTCGTCGTTCGCATCCCCGGCCTGCCGCCGCCGCTCGACGGGTTCACCATCGTGCAGATGAGCGACATTCACGCCGGCTTTTTCATGAAAGAGTCGGCGATGCGCGAGTACGTCGAGATCGCCAACTCACTTGAGCCCGACATTGTGGCGCTGACCGGCGATTTCGTCGCCACCGACCAGAGTCAAGTCGAGCCGTTCATGCGGGCGATGGCGGCGCTCAGGACTCGGCGCGGCGTTTACGGTTGTCTCGGCAATCACGATATGTTTACCGGCTCTGAAGAAGAGCTGGAGCGCCGCTTTCGCGCCGCCGGCTTCAAGCTGCTGCGCAGCGCCAATGAATTGCTCGACGTGAACGGCGCGACGCTCAACATCATCGGCGTAGACTTTATCAGTGGCCGCGCCCGTGACCTCATGCTCGACCAGGCGTTGCGCGGCATCCGCCTCGACGGCACGACCTTGCTCTTGCTGCACGCGCCGTACAGCTTTCCACAGGCGGCGACGAAAGGCATTCACCTTACCTTATCCGGCCACACGCACGGCGGCCAGATTGCGCTGACGCTCGGCGACATGATCCTGACGCCGGCGCGGCTCTCGACCGTCTTTCTTGCGGGGCTTTATAAGATCGGCGACTCGCAGCTCTACGTCAATCGCGGGCTGGGGACCACAGGGCCGCCCATCCGCATCGGCGCGCCGCCGGAAATCACTCACCTGACGCTGAAGGCCGTTGAGTAG
- the rlmN gene encoding 23S rRNA (adenine(2503)-C(2))-methyltransferase RlmN: MLKVLSNPQVELLGMNEAELSTLMAELGEKPFRARQLFDAIYRRRLTSFAAMTDLPVRLREQLAAHAEVTRTRIKNIFTSSDGTRRFLLELGDGREVEAVFMPEARRDTICISSQVGCPLACDFCMTGVLGLKRNMTAGEIVSQIIVALNEVYGEGALPAKETGITKVGRDIAGREKIRESRDERHPLNVVMMGMGEPLLNYDAAMRAVRLFADEKGLAIPPRRVTLSTAGIVPRIDELAKETLRPRLAISLTAANDELRDRLFPINRKYPLAELMAACRRFPLTERERLTFEYVMLDQVNDSDRDARALVRLLNGIRAKVNLIPHNPAPELPYRATPLSRIMAFQKILTDAGVLSFIRRPRGQDIAAACGQLAARHEATA, from the coding sequence ATGTTGAAGGTATTGTCGAATCCACAGGTCGAACTGCTCGGCATGAATGAGGCCGAGCTTTCGACGTTGATGGCCGAGCTTGGCGAAAAGCCGTTCCGCGCCCGTCAGCTCTTTGATGCCATCTATCGCCGGCGGCTGACGAGCTTTGCGGCGATGACCGACTTGCCTGTGCGTTTGCGAGAACAACTGGCCGCGCACGCAGAGGTCACGCGCACGCGCATCAAGAACATCTTCACGTCGTCAGACGGCACGCGACGTTTCCTGCTTGAGCTGGGTGACGGGCGCGAAGTCGAAGCGGTCTTTATGCCCGAAGCGCGCCGCGACACGATCTGCATTTCCAGTCAGGTTGGCTGCCCGCTCGCCTGCGACTTTTGCATGACCGGCGTGCTCGGTCTGAAGCGCAATATGACGGCCGGCGAGATCGTTTCGCAGATCATCGTCGCGTTGAACGAAGTCTACGGCGAGGGCGCGCTGCCGGCGAAAGAAACGGGAATCACCAAAGTGGGTCGGGACATTGCGGGCCGCGAGAAAATCCGCGAGTCGCGTGACGAGCGCCACCCGCTGAACGTCGTGATGATGGGCATGGGCGAGCCGCTGTTGAACTATGATGCGGCGATGCGCGCTGTGCGGTTGTTTGCAGACGAAAAGGGATTGGCCATCCCGCCGCGCCGCGTGACCCTGTCAACCGCAGGCATCGTGCCGCGCATTGACGAGCTGGCAAAAGAAACGCTGCGCCCGCGCCTGGCGATCTCGCTGACGGCGGCCAACGACGAACTGCGCGACCGCCTCTTCCCGATCAATCGCAAGTACCCGCTCGCCGAATTGATGGCGGCGTGTCGCCGCTTCCCGCTGACCGAGCGCGAGCGTCTGACTTTCGAGTATGTGATGCTCGATCAGGTGAACGATAGCGACCGCGACGCCCGCGCGCTGGTGCGTTTGCTGAACGGCATCCGCGCCAAGGTGAACTTGATTCCGCATAATCCCGCGCCCGAATTGCCCTATCGCGCCACGCCGCTATCGCGCATCATGGCCTTTCAAAAGATTCTCACCGACGCCGGCGTGCTGTCGTTCATTCGCCGCCCGCGCGGCCAGGACATCGCCGCGGCCTGCGGCCAGCTCGCCGCCCGCCACGAAGCCACTGCCTGA
- a CDS encoding MFS transporter, with translation MPRAHPTFPTTVSRQVSLVAYIGFALTGIVTTMLGPLLPALKVRWGLTDAQAGYLFAAQFAASVISTMLLPAIIARLGFLQTIAVSYLLMAAGVAGVGASSWAFGLPAVSVYGFALGLAMPATNLLISETRGARRAAALNILNFVWCIGAVACPLLLMVAARDNRTAVPMLTLGVILAATGAWLWQSRAQSASRHAGAGIHVDRRANQAFAKDAQAPAARRVWRSGFAYVLAAFVFLYVGAENSISGWIGAYTKRTNAEMAALYSLPQAVFWAALMTGRLLAPVWLRRLSEERLVLLTAVVSLLGILLLRGTTATVGLLGGAGLAGLGFAAIYPTTIAVFLKTFGERAAASAAPIFATGGLGGAVIPSLVGTVSDRYASLRAGLLVPLVVNVMLVALQIAIIAVLMRRPRSASHMS, from the coding sequence ATGCCACGCGCTCATCCAACTTTTCCGACCACTGTCAGCCGGCAAGTTTCGCTGGTCGCTTACATCGGCTTCGCGCTGACCGGCATCGTCACGACCATGCTCGGGCCGCTGCTGCCGGCGTTGAAAGTGCGCTGGGGGCTGACAGACGCGCAAGCCGGTTACCTCTTCGCGGCGCAGTTCGCGGCTTCTGTGATTAGCACGATGCTGCTGCCGGCGATCATTGCGCGGCTTGGGTTCTTGCAGACGATAGCGGTCAGTTACCTGTTGATGGCGGCGGGTGTCGCCGGCGTCGGCGCAAGCTCCTGGGCGTTCGGGCTGCCGGCGGTGAGCGTTTACGGATTCGCGCTGGGGCTGGCAATGCCCGCGACCAACCTGTTGATCTCTGAAACTCGTGGTGCGCGGCGCGCGGCGGCGCTCAACATTTTGAACTTCGTCTGGTGCATCGGCGCGGTCGCCTGCCCCTTGCTGTTGATGGTCGCGGCGCGCGACAACCGCACGGCTGTGCCGATGCTCACGCTGGGCGTGATTCTCGCGGCCACCGGCGCGTGGCTCTGGCAGAGCCGCGCGCAGAGCGCGTCGCGCCATGCCGGCGCAGGCATCCATGTTGACCGGCGAGCCAATCAAGCGTTTGCCAAAGACGCGCAAGCGCCCGCCGCACGGCGTGTCTGGCGCAGCGGCTTTGCTTACGTTCTGGCGGCTTTCGTCTTTTTATATGTCGGCGCGGAAAACAGCATCAGCGGCTGGATTGGCGCTTACACCAAGCGCACGAATGCCGAGATGGCGGCGCTCTATTCTCTGCCGCAGGCGGTCTTCTGGGCGGCCTTGATGACCGGGCGGTTGCTGGCGCCGGTATGGCTGCGCCGCTTGAGCGAAGAGCGGCTGGTGTTGCTTACGGCGGTGGTTTCGCTGCTCGGCATCCTGCTGTTGCGCGGGACGACGGCAACGGTCGGCTTGCTCGGCGGCGCCGGTCTGGCGGGCCTGGGGTTTGCGGCTATCTACCCGACGACGATTGCCGTGTTTCTGAAAACCTTCGGCGAGCGGGCGGCGGCGAGCGCCGCGCCGATCTTTGCGACGGGCGGCCTGGGCGGCGCGGTCATCCCGTCGCTGGTCGGCACGGTGTCTGATCGCTATGCCAGCCTGCGCGCCGGCCTGCTCGTGCCGCTGGTTGTCAATGTCATGCTCGTCGCTTTGCAGATCGCCATCATCGCCGTGCTCATGCGTCGCCCGCGTTCGGCATCCCACATGAGTTAG
- a CDS encoding tetratricopeptide repeat protein: MQALNGSDKVIYRFEEFELDPIRRLLSKQGQAIPLTPKVFETLLALVRQRGRVLSKDELMQAVWPDTIVEETNLAHNISALRKLLGQKAGDNRFIVTAPGRGYQFVAEVRQEARGTAEESPATAEETSSPANALPSPDEPREPIAAVLPQPPPATADASPAVRHALPPPDLLITRHHVSLRWRTALGLFIVVGLVAAAGLIWLRPGPARPIRSVAVLPFKPLVAETHDDILEMGIADTLITRLDSLKQITVRPISSVRRYTALDQDAVAAGRELEVEAVLEGNIQKANGKIRVSARLVRIADGKPLWTRQFDEPATDIFAVQDAIAQRVAADMMGSLSGDEHDGLARNYTTDPEAYQLYLVGRYYWNKRSGEGTRKSIDSFQQAIKKDPNYALAYVGLADAYVTLGSYTLAPAVEVLPLGRQAAERALQIDPDLAEAHATLGKILTDYDWDWAGAEKEFKLALDLKPNYANTHHWYAVLLSNEARFDEAIREIRRALELDYLSPATSSQCGVILFRARRYDEAIAVLQKTLDLDPNFISARIYLGGCYLLQGRREEALAEFKRGLAVAPDTPGLIAMMGYAYGINHQLDEARRFEQQLKALEARQVYVAPSSYVALYCGMGEYDAAFKWLEVCLEKRVGIRGLPTDPLFDPLRKDPRYDDLMRRAGIKQ, translated from the coding sequence ATGCAAGCCTTAAATGGCAGCGATAAAGTCATTTATCGGTTTGAAGAGTTCGAGCTTGATCCGATACGGCGCTTGCTCTCAAAGCAGGGGCAGGCGATCCCGCTGACGCCAAAAGTCTTCGAGACGTTGCTCGCGCTGGTGCGCCAGCGTGGGCGTGTGTTGAGCAAAGACGAGCTGATGCAGGCCGTCTGGCCTGACACCATCGTCGAAGAGACCAACCTGGCGCACAACATCTCGGCCCTGCGCAAACTGCTCGGCCAGAAGGCCGGCGACAACCGCTTCATCGTCACCGCGCCGGGGCGCGGTTACCAGTTCGTCGCCGAGGTGCGGCAGGAGGCGCGCGGCACCGCCGAAGAATCACCCGCCACCGCCGAAGAGACGAGCAGCCCGGCCAACGCATTGCCCAGCCCGGATGAACCCCGTGAACCCATCGCTGCCGTGCTGCCGCAACCCCCGCCGGCGACCGCCGACGCCTCGCCCGCTGTGCGGCACGCCCTGCCGCCGCCCGATTTGCTGATCACGCGCCATCACGTCAGCCTGCGCTGGCGTACGGCACTCGGCTTGTTCATAGTCGTCGGACTCGTCGCTGCGGCCGGCCTTATCTGGCTGCGGCCAGGACCAGCGCGGCCCATCCGCTCGGTCGCCGTCTTGCCGTTCAAGCCGCTGGTCGCCGAGACCCACGACGACATTTTGGAGATGGGCATTGCCGACACGTTGATCACGCGCCTGGACAGTCTCAAGCAGATCACCGTGCGCCCGATCAGCAGTGTGCGCCGCTACACGGCGCTCGACCAGGACGCGGTGGCGGCCGGCCGCGAATTGGAAGTCGAGGCCGTGCTCGAAGGCAACATCCAGAAAGCCAATGGCAAGATCCGCGTCTCGGCCCGGCTGGTGCGCATCGCCGACGGCAAGCCGCTGTGGACCCGCCAATTCGACGAGCCGGCGACGGACATCTTCGCCGTCCAGGACGCCATCGCGCAGCGCGTCGCCGCTGATATGATGGGCAGCCTCTCTGGCGACGAGCACGACGGTTTAGCCAGAAACTACACGACCGACCCGGAGGCCTATCAGCTTTATCTGGTCGGCCGTTATTATTGGAATAAGCGCAGCGGCGAGGGCACGCGCAAGAGCATCGACTCATTCCAGCAAGCCATCAAGAAAGACCCGAACTACGCGCTCGCCTACGTCGGCCTGGCCGATGCTTACGTGACGCTCGGCAGTTACACGCTGGCGCCGGCGGTCGAAGTGTTGCCGCTCGGCCGCCAGGCCGCCGAGCGCGCCTTGCAGATTGACCCCGACCTCGCCGAAGCGCATGCGACGCTCGGCAAAATCCTGACCGACTATGATTGGGACTGGGCCGGGGCCGAAAAAGAGTTCAAGCTGGCGCTCGACTTGAAGCCCAACTATGCCAACACGCATCACTGGTATGCCGTGTTGCTGTCGAACGAGGCCCGCTTCGACGAGGCCATACGCGAAATCAGGCGCGCCCTCGAACTCGATTACCTTTCGCCGGCGACCAGTAGCCAGTGCGGCGTCATCCTCTTTCGCGCGCGGCGTTACGACGAGGCCATCGCCGTCCTGCAAAAAACCCTCGACCTGGACCCGAACTTCATCTCCGCGCGCATTTACCTCGGCGGCTGTTACCTCTTGCAGGGCCGGCGCGAAGAGGCATTGGCCGAATTCAAGCGCGGACTGGCGGTAGCGCCCGACACGCCCGGCCTGATTGCGATGATGGGCTACGCCTATGGCATCAATCATCAACTCGACGAGGCGCGGCGTTTCGAGCAGCAATTGAAAGCCCTGGAGGCGCGGCAAGTTTACGTCGCCCCGTCAAGCTACGTCGCCCTCTACTGCGGGATGGGTGAGTATGACGCGGCGTTCAAATGGCTAGAGGTATGTCTGGAAAAACGTGTAGGGATTCGCGGCCTGCCGACCGACCCGCTATTCGACCCGCTACGCAAGGACCCGCGCTATGATGACTTGATGCGCCGTGCCGGCATCAAGCAATGA
- a CDS encoding LacI family DNA-binding transcriptional regulator has translation MPRKRRPDAGKTHAPPDKRPVSLKELAAHLGLSPSTLSLVLNERPAASAIPQATRDRIFAAARGLNYRPHFMARSLRMQRSHTLGVLVPEISGGYTAEVMSGIEEHLLKAGYFTIIACHRHKPELLDGYPKLFVDRCVEGMIAVDTPCRAEMPLPVASVSGHDDVRGVTNIVLNHATAARLALRHLYDLGHRRIAVIKGQTFSSDTQVRWGSIRAAARALGITIPASLVAQLESDSPSPGVGYVAVQKLLRSSEPFTALFAFNDVSAIGAIHALQEAGRRVPEEVSVVGFDDVDNAAFYNPALTTIRQPLREMGRLAAETLLARINQGAGAAFPELVMVEPELIVRQSTTRAAHVIAVRPRARKRLGAGM, from the coding sequence ATGCCGCGGAAGCGCCGCCCCGACGCCGGCAAAACACACGCACCGCCCGACAAACGTCCCGTCAGCTTGAAAGAGCTGGCGGCGCACCTTGGCCTGTCGCCAAGCACGCTGTCGCTGGTCTTGAACGAACGGCCCGCGGCTAGCGCGATTCCGCAAGCGACCAGAGATCGCATCTTTGCGGCGGCGCGGGGCTTGAATTACCGGCCGCACTTCATGGCGCGCAGCCTGCGCATGCAGCGCAGCCACACGCTCGGCGTGCTGGTGCCGGAGATCAGCGGCGGCTACACCGCCGAAGTGATGAGCGGCATCGAAGAGCATCTGCTCAAGGCCGGCTATTTCACCATCATCGCCTGCCACCGCCATAAGCCGGAGTTACTCGACGGCTACCCGAAGCTCTTCGTTGACCGTTGCGTCGAGGGCATGATCGCCGTCGATACGCCGTGCCGCGCCGAGATGCCGCTGCCGGTGGCGTCTGTCTCTGGCCACGACGATGTCAGGGGCGTCACCAACATCGTGCTGAATCACGCGACGGCGGCGCGGCTGGCCTTGCGCCACCTGTATGATCTCGGCCACCGGCGCATCGCCGTCATTAAAGGCCAGACCTTCAGCAGCGACACACAGGTGCGCTGGGGTTCGATCCGCGCCGCCGCCCGCGCGCTTGGCATCACGATTCCCGCGAGCCTGGTCGCGCAGCTCGAAAGCGATTCGCCGTCGCCCGGAGTCGGCTACGTGGCGGTGCAGAAGCTGCTGCGGTCGAGCGAGCCGTTCACGGCGCTCTTCGCCTTTAACGACGTATCGGCCATCGGCGCCATTCATGCGTTGCAGGAGGCGGGCCGCCGCGTCCCCGAAGAGGTTTCGGTCGTCGGCTTTGACGATGTCGACAACGCGGCGTTTTATAACCCGGCGCTGACGACGATCCGCCAGCCGCTCAGAGAGATGGGCAGGCTGGCGGCAGAGACTCTGCTGGCGCGCATCAACCAGGGCGCGGGCGCGGCGTTCCCTGAGCTGGTCATGGTCGAGCCAGAGTTGATCGTTCGACAATCCACGACGCGGGCGGCGCATGTGATCGCCGTGCGCCCGCGCGCCCGCAAACGACTCGGCGCCGGCATGTAA
- a CDS encoding TonB-dependent receptor, translating into MRCRFRSLRRLAASSLLLLLISLTASAQFKASIQGTVTDNSGAVVSGATVTVTNLETNKAQATTTTDDGFYRVTGLPPGRYTVTAELAGFKKAVIENVTVSAEEPRGVDLKLEAGQVTESVTVTAGAEVAPLQTENADVTRGITRQEILRIPQVGRDPYELIRLTPGVFGDGARGGTGGSVGLPNTTGPGGSNNSIFQTENQVPISANGQRLSANNFMIDGVSVNSQTWGGAAVITPNQESVKEIQVSSSTYSAEEGRNSGAQIKVVSQNGTNELHGSAFFKYDSPKLNAFNKWNGPDNAPRVRVNDLFRQFGGSVGGPVIKDKLFFFFSYEGLRNNTTNYFQSFIETPEYRQLVISRSPNSITAQVFKTPGLEPRIVAIIPRDCTAVPDRACRVLPGGLDIGSPFGTVGHYVPFSMPTGGGLDNIPDILFALLAAPGQVHGDQYNFRSDYNLGASDTFAFSTYITHFKGLTSDPAGRSRPIGDINSNRTNPAITMTWIHTLKPTMLNEARFNFARFGYNEIQDNPDANFGIPRIEVEGLPFDRIRFGAPRGEATPGVFAENTFNFRDTLSNIVGRHAMKYGLDIRWEQSNNNLAGGARPIYSFSGLWNLANDTPIFEAINADPVTGLPADAQRYFRTKDYAGFFQDDFKFRPNLTLNLGLRYEYFTPLREKNGSLSNLQFGANGLADSKVVVVDELWKPDRNNFAPRLGFAWSPTRFENKMVWRGGFGVSFNRHPSAPFLNSRGNPPFFARYNICCGGAGAAGGEEWAPPFANGQILYALGATNSPFSYPVNPALAQGLNPATGAPNGPPVEIYGAPPEVPNPYVYTYSLEVQYDLPWHVVGSAGYQGSSSHKLLRLVNQNYLYPNNPSFFAVYFPTPDVNANYNGMNLRVTKQFTQGFQIDAMYRWSKSIDTLSYEGPGFVTNQTYPQDLRQERGPSDYDVRHHFVMTGLWDLPIFRTRKDWVGKVLGGWQINGILTAHTGFPWTPLIGNCISTPGGAVLCPSRPAQYFGGALDRTDNQTFMDLGGNFPGGGQRFFDTTDPGNRPPGIGRNVFRGPRYRNIDLSLVKRTGLPSFHALGENAALELRANFFNAFNILNLSSFGFFSPSTDVKNVSFGRATSALAGRVIELQARFSF; encoded by the coding sequence ATGCGTTGCAGATTCCGCTCTCTTCGTCGCCTCGCCGCAAGCAGCCTGCTGCTGTTGTTGATCAGCCTGACGGCGAGCGCGCAATTCAAAGCCAGCATTCAAGGCACAGTGACCGACAATTCCGGCGCAGTCGTGAGCGGCGCCACCGTCACCGTCACCAACCTGGAGACCAACAAAGCCCAAGCCACGACGACCACCGACGACGGCTTCTATCGCGTCACGGGGCTGCCGCCGGGCCGCTACACGGTGACGGCAGAGCTCGCCGGTTTCAAGAAGGCGGTCATCGAAAACGTCACCGTCAGTGCTGAAGAGCCGCGCGGCGTTGACCTGAAACTCGAAGCCGGTCAGGTCACCGAGTCGGTGACCGTGACGGCGGGCGCCGAAGTCGCGCCCTTGCAAACAGAGAACGCCGACGTCACACGCGGCATCACGCGCCAGGAGATTCTGCGCATCCCGCAGGTCGGGCGCGACCCGTACGAGCTGATCCGCCTGACGCCGGGCGTCTTTGGCGACGGCGCGCGCGGCGGCACCGGCGGCTCCGTCGGCTTGCCGAACACGACCGGGCCGGGCGGCTCGAACAACTCGATCTTTCAAACCGAAAATCAGGTGCCTATTTCAGCCAACGGCCAGCGCCTGTCGGCCAACAACTTCATGATCGATGGCGTCAGCGTCAACAGCCAGACCTGGGGCGGCGCGGCGGTCATCACTCCGAATCAGGAATCGGTCAAAGAGATTCAGGTCTCTTCGAGCACCTACTCTGCCGAAGAAGGGCGCAACAGCGGCGCGCAGATCAAAGTCGTTTCGCAGAACGGCACCAACGAGCTGCACGGCAGCGCCTTCTTCAAGTATGACTCGCCGAAGCTGAACGCTTTTAACAAGTGGAACGGTCCCGACAACGCGCCGCGCGTGCGCGTCAACGACCTCTTCCGCCAGTTCGGCGGCAGCGTCGGCGGCCCGGTCATCAAAGACAAGCTCTTCTTCTTTTTCAGCTACGAAGGGTTGCGCAACAACACGACGAATTACTTCCAGAGCTTCATCGAAACGCCGGAGTATCGCCAGCTCGTCATCAGCCGCAGCCCGAACAGCATCACCGCGCAGGTCTTCAAGACGCCGGGGCTAGAGCCGCGCATTGTCGCGATCATTCCGCGTGATTGCACGGCGGTGCCTGACCGCGCCTGCCGCGTGCTTCCCGGCGGCCTCGACATCGGCTCGCCGTTCGGCACGGTCGGCCACTATGTGCCATTCAGCATGCCGACGGGCGGCGGCCTCGACAACATTCCCGACATCCTCTTTGCGTTGCTCGCTGCTCCCGGCCAGGTGCATGGCGATCAGTACAACTTCCGCTCCGACTATAATCTCGGGGCCAGCGATACATTCGCCTTCAGCACCTACATCACGCACTTCAAGGGCTTGACCAGCGACCCGGCGGGCCGCAGCCGGCCTATTGGCGACATCAATTCCAATCGCACCAATCCGGCCATCACGATGACCTGGATTCACACGCTGAAGCCCACCATGCTCAACGAGGCGCGCTTCAACTTCGCGCGCTTCGGCTATAACGAGATTCAGGATAACCCGGATGCCAACTTCGGCATCCCGCGCATCGAAGTCGAAGGCTTGCCGTTCGACCGCATACGCTTTGGCGCGCCGCGCGGCGAAGCGACGCCGGGCGTCTTCGCCGAAAACACCTTCAACTTCCGCGACACCCTCAGCAACATCGTCGGTCGCCACGCGATGAAGTATGGCCTCGACATCCGCTGGGAGCAGAGCAACAACAACCTGGCGGGCGGCGCGCGTCCGATCTATTCCTTCTCCGGCCTGTGGAATCTGGCGAACGATACGCCGATCTTTGAAGCCATCAACGCCGACCCGGTCACGGGACTGCCTGCCGACGCGCAGCGCTACTTCCGCACCAAAGATTACGCGGGCTTTTTTCAGGATGACTTCAAGTTCCGGCCCAACCTCACTCTCAACCTCGGCCTGCGCTACGAATACTTCACGCCGCTGCGCGAGAAGAACGGCTCGCTGAGCAATCTGCAATTCGGCGCCAATGGGCTGGCCGATTCCAAAGTCGTCGTGGTTGACGAGCTATGGAAGCCCGACCGCAACAACTTCGCGCCGCGCCTCGGCTTCGCGTGGTCGCCAACGCGCTTTGAGAACAAGATGGTCTGGCGCGGCGGCTTCGGCGTCAGCTTCAACCGCCATCCGTCAGCGCCGTTTCTGAACTCGCGCGGCAACCCGCCGTTCTTTGCGCGCTACAACATCTGCTGCGGCGGCGCGGGCGCGGCGGGCGGCGAAGAATGGGCGCCGCCATTCGCCAACGGACAGATTCTCTACGCCCTCGGCGCCACCAACTCGCCCTTCAGCTACCCGGTCAACCCGGCGCTGGCGCAGGGCCTCAACCCGGCGACCGGCGCGCCCAACGGCCCTCCCGTCGAAATCTACGGCGCGCCACCCGAAGTGCCGAACCCTTACGTCTACACCTACTCGCTAGAGGTGCAGTACGATCTGCCGTGGCACGTCGTCGGCAGCGCGGGTTATCAAGGCAGCTCGTCGCATAAGCTGTTGCGGCTGGTCAATCAGAACTACCTCTACCCGAACAACCCTTCGTTCTTCGCCGTCTACTTCCCGACGCCGGACGTCAATGCCAATTACAACGGCATGAATCTGCGCGTCACCAAGCAGTTCACGCAGGGCTTCCAGATTGATGCGATGTATCGCTGGAGCAAGAGCATTGACACGCTGTCGTACGAAGGGCCGGGATTTGTAACCAATCAGACATATCCGCAAGACCTGCGCCAGGAGCGCGGCCCGTCGGATTACGACGTGCGGCACCATTTCGTGATGACAGGGCTGTGGGACTTGCCGATCTTCCGCACCCGCAAAGACTGGGTTGGCAAGGTGCTCGGCGGCTGGCAGATCAATGGCATCCTGACGGCGCACACAGGTTTCCCATGGACGCCGCTGATCGGCAATTGCATCAGCACGCCGGGCGGGGCGGTGCTCTGTCCGTCGCGCCCTGCACAGTATTTCGGCGGCGCGTTGGACCGCACAGACAATCAGACGTTTATGGATTTGGGTGGCAACTTCCCCGGCGGCGGCCAGCGCTTTTTTGACACCACAGACCCCGGCAACCGCCCGCCAGGAATCGGGCGCAACGTCTTTCGCGGGCCGCGCTATCGCAACATTGACCTGAGCCTGGTCAAGCGCACGGGCTTGCCGAGCTTCCACGCGCTCGGCGAAAACGCGGCGCTTGAGCTGCGAGCGAATTTCTTCAACGCTTTCAACATCCTGAACCTCTCGTCGTTCGGGTTCTTCAGTCCCAGCACTGATGTCAAGAATGTGAGCTTCGGTCGCGCAACCTCGGCGCTGGCGGGTCGCGTCATCGAACTGCAAGCGCGCTTCAGCTTCTAG
- a CDS encoding nuclear transport factor 2 family protein has product MLHLKKIYLSHLRALSALALMIALIAATSTAFAPQVKAAGTLSPNSSLTPEQIEAAVEEYFDAVSAHDVQRYVNTFASDGVLEDPVGTPPVQGTAALTGFITNIIAPFSDIKHRIQDVVVCGNEAAVNWKLDLKTTTNKHITIDGMGIFRFNQDGKLESVREFWDLAAFLADLQG; this is encoded by the coding sequence ATGTTGCATTTGAAAAAAATCTATTTGAGCCACCTCCGCGCGCTCAGCGCGCTTGCGTTAATGATTGCCTTAATCGCGGCGACCAGCACGGCCTTTGCGCCTCAGGTGAAAGCCGCTGGCACGCTCTCGCCCAACAGCAGTTTAACGCCGGAACAGATCGAGGCAGCGGTCGAGGAATACTTTGACGCCGTCAGCGCCCACGACGTGCAGCGCTACGTCAACACCTTCGCTTCCGATGGCGTGCTCGAAGACCCTGTCGGCACGCCGCCAGTGCAGGGGACGGCGGCCCTCACGGGCTTCATCACCAACATCATCGCCCCGTTCAGCGACATCAAGCACCGGATACAGGATGTCGTCGTCTGCGGCAACGAGGCGGCGGTCAACTGGAAACTGGATTTGAAGACGACGACCAACAAGCACATCACCATTGATGGCATGGGCATCTTCCGCTTCAACCAGGATGGGAAGCTTGAGTCGGTCAGAGAATTTTGGGACCTGGCTGCCTTCCTGGCCGACTTGCAGGGGTAA